A region of Aliivibrio fischeri DNA encodes the following proteins:
- the cysK gene encoding cysteine synthase A, whose translation MTKIYEDNSQTIGNTPLVRLNRVSKGNVLAKVEARNPSFSVKCRIGANMIWEAEKAGTLKEGIELVEPTSGNTGIALAFVAAARGYKLTLTMPASMSLERRKLLKALGANLVLTEAPKGMGGAIAKAEEIVASDPSKYLLLQQFNNPANPAIHEKTTGPEIWEATEGNIDVFVAGVGTGGTLTGTSRYLKHTQNKAVLSVAVEPAESPVIAQALAGEEIKPAPHKIQGIGAGFIPGNLDLTLIDRVEAVTSEDAIEMARRLMEEEGILAGISSGAAVVAANRIAELPEFANKQIVVVLPSSGERYLSTALFAGLFTEQENEQ comes from the coding sequence ATGACAAAGATTTACGAAGATAATTCTCAAACTATTGGTAATACACCACTTGTTCGCCTAAACCGTGTAAGCAAAGGTAACGTTCTTGCAAAAGTAGAAGCTCGTAACCCTAGTTTTAGTGTTAAATGTCGTATTGGCGCAAACATGATTTGGGAAGCGGAAAAAGCTGGTACGCTAAAAGAAGGGATTGAACTAGTAGAGCCTACATCAGGTAATACAGGTATTGCTCTTGCTTTTGTTGCCGCAGCACGTGGTTATAAACTAACGCTAACGATGCCAGCCTCAATGAGCCTTGAGCGTCGTAAACTACTTAAAGCATTAGGCGCAAACCTTGTTTTGACTGAAGCGCCTAAAGGTATGGGTGGAGCTATTGCTAAGGCTGAAGAAATTGTTGCAAGCGACCCAAGTAAGTACCTACTTCTTCAACAATTTAACAACCCAGCAAACCCTGCTATTCATGAAAAAACAACAGGTCCAGAAATTTGGGAAGCGACTGAAGGCAATATTGATGTGTTCGTAGCCGGTGTAGGTACAGGTGGCACATTAACAGGTACAAGCCGTTACCTAAAGCACACTCAGAATAAAGCTGTTCTTTCTGTTGCTGTTGAACCAGCAGAGTCTCCAGTTATTGCTCAAGCGTTAGCTGGTGAGGAGATCAAACCTGCTCCACATAAGATCCAAGGTATTGGTGCTGGTTTCATCCCAGGTAACCTAGATCTAACACTAATTGACCGTGTTGAAGCAGTAACATCTGAAGATGCAATTGAAATGGCTCGTCGATTAATGGAAGAAGAAGGGATTCTTGCTGGTATTTCTTCTGGTGCAGCTGTAGTCGCAGCTAATCGCATTGCAGAACTACCTGAATTTGCTAATAAACAAATTGTTGTGGTGTTACCAAGCTCTGGTGAGCGTTACTTAAGTACAGCATTGTT